A single Brucella intermedia LMG 3301 DNA region contains:
- the moaC gene encoding cyclic pyranopterin monophosphate synthase MoaC produces MVSKLTHIDQSGAANMVDVGSKDETERQAVAEGSVRMKPETLALILEGNAAKGDVIGTARLAGIMAAKKTSDLIPLCHPLMLTKVVVEIEPDHTLPGLRVRALAKLKGRTGVEMEALTAVSVTCLTIYDMAKAVDKHMEIGGIRVIEKSGGKSGDWTA; encoded by the coding sequence ATATCGACCAGAGTGGCGCTGCCAACATGGTGGATGTTGGGAGCAAGGACGAGACGGAGCGTCAGGCTGTGGCCGAAGGATCGGTCAGAATGAAGCCGGAAACGCTGGCGCTCATTCTGGAAGGCAATGCGGCCAAGGGGGATGTCATCGGCACTGCGCGTCTGGCAGGCATCATGGCAGCGAAAAAGACCTCGGACCTTATTCCCCTCTGCCATCCATTGATGCTGACCAAAGTCGTGGTCGAAATCGAACCGGACCACACGTTGCCCGGCCTGCGCGTTCGTGCACTCGCCAAGCTGAAGGGACGCACCGGCGTGGAAATGGAAGCTCTCACCGCCGTTTCAGTTACCTGCCTCACGATCTATGATATGGCCAAGGCGGTCGACAAGCATATGGAGATCGGCGGCATCCGCGTTATCGAAAAGAGCGGTGGCAAATCAGGCGACTGGACGGCATAA
- the gltX gene encoding glutamate--tRNA ligase, giving the protein MPKPVVTRFAPSPTGYLHIGGARTALFNWLYAKHNGGKMLLRIEDTDRERSTDAATAAILDGLTWLGLDWDGEAISQFERAPRHREVAEELVALGKAYYCYATPEELEEMREKARAEGRPPRYDGRWRDRDPSEAPAGVKPVIRIKAPQEGETLVQDAVQGDVRFPNKDLDDFIILRSDGTPTYMHAVVVDDHDMGVTHIIRGDDHLTNAARQTVIYNAMSWDVPQMSHIPLIHGADGAKLSKRHGALGVDAYRAMGYLPAALRNYLVRLGWSHGDDEIMSTEQMIEWFDVKDINKGAARFDFQKLEAINGVYMRASDDRALYDALIAVLPEIEGGKEISDALDDKRRAQLLAAMPGLKDRAKTLVELADGSKFIFAARPLDLDEKAASLLNEEGRAVLKSVLPDLEAATEWTVESLDAVVRTHAEKTGLKLGKIAQPLRAALTGRATSPGVFDVLSVLGREESLGRIRDQIG; this is encoded by the coding sequence ATGCCGAAACCGGTCGTCACCCGTTTTGCCCCTTCGCCCACCGGGTATCTGCACATTGGCGGTGCACGCACTGCCCTGTTCAACTGGCTTTACGCCAAGCATAACGGCGGTAAGATGCTGCTACGTATCGAAGACACCGACCGGGAACGTTCCACCGATGCCGCGACTGCTGCCATTCTCGATGGACTGACCTGGCTGGGGCTGGATTGGGACGGCGAAGCCATCTCGCAATTCGAGCGTGCGCCTCGCCATCGCGAAGTGGCGGAAGAGCTGGTTGCTCTTGGCAAGGCATATTACTGCTATGCAACGCCAGAAGAACTGGAAGAAATGCGCGAGAAAGCCCGCGCCGAAGGTCGTCCACCGCGCTATGACGGTCGCTGGCGTGATCGCGATCCGTCAGAAGCACCCGCAGGCGTAAAGCCGGTCATTCGCATCAAGGCGCCGCAGGAAGGCGAAACTCTCGTGCAGGATGCCGTGCAGGGCGATGTCCGCTTCCCGAACAAGGATCTCGATGATTTCATCATCCTGCGTTCCGATGGCACGCCCACCTACATGCATGCAGTCGTTGTCGATGACCACGACATGGGTGTGACTCATATCATTCGCGGCGACGATCATCTGACCAATGCCGCGCGGCAGACCGTCATCTACAACGCAATGAGCTGGGACGTGCCGCAGATGTCACACATCCCGCTGATCCATGGTGCTGACGGTGCAAAACTCTCCAAGCGTCACGGCGCTCTGGGTGTCGATGCCTACCGTGCGATGGGCTATTTGCCCGCGGCCCTGCGCAACTATCTCGTGCGCCTTGGCTGGAGTCACGGCGATGACGAGATTATGTCGACCGAACAGATGATCGAATGGTTCGACGTCAAGGACATCAACAAGGGTGCGGCCCGCTTCGATTTTCAGAAGCTGGAGGCGATCAACGGCGTCTATATGCGCGCCAGCGACGACCGGGCGCTCTATGATGCGCTTATAGCCGTTCTTCCGGAGATTGAAGGCGGCAAGGAAATTTCCGATGCGCTGGACGATAAGCGCCGCGCACAATTGCTCGCCGCCATGCCCGGCCTGAAGGATCGTGCCAAAACTCTTGTGGAACTGGCTGACGGATCGAAATTCATCTTCGCTGCTCGTCCCCTTGACCTTGATGAGAAGGCAGCCTCCCTCCTGAATGAAGAAGGCCGCGCTGTACTCAAGTCTGTTCTGCCGGATCTGGAAGCTGCAACCGAATGGACTGTCGAATCTCTCGACGCCGTCGTGAGGACTCACGCGGAAAAAACCGGGCTGAAACTCGGCAAGATCGCACAGCCCCTACGCGCAGCATTGACCGGTCGAGCCACCTCTCCGGGCGTGTTCGACGTGCTTTCCGTCCTTGGCCGTGAGGAGTCGCTCGGGCGTATTCGCGATCAAATCGGTTAA
- the lexA gene encoding transcriptional repressor LexA, which translates to MLTRKQHELLLFIHERLKETGIPPSFDEMKEALDLASKSGIHRLITALEERGFIRRLPNRARALEVLRLPDSIAPGLNAQKKFAPSVIEGSLGKAPPPPPPARPAPVATNDDTSATVSVPVMGRIAAGVPISAIQNQTHSLSLPPEMIGAGEHYALEVKGDSMIDAGIFDGDTVIIKRGDSANPGEIVVALVDDEEATLKRFRRKGASIALEAANPAYETRIFGPDRVRVQGKLVGLIRRY; encoded by the coding sequence ATGTTGACCCGTAAGCAGCACGAGCTTCTGCTGTTCATTCACGAACGTCTGAAGGAAACGGGCATTCCTCCCTCTTTCGACGAGATGAAGGAAGCGCTCGATCTGGCTTCAAAATCGGGTATCCATCGTCTGATCACTGCTCTGGAGGAGCGTGGCTTTATCCGCCGCCTGCCCAACAGGGCGCGTGCACTTGAGGTGTTGCGGTTGCCGGATTCAATCGCTCCTGGGCTCAATGCCCAAAAGAAGTTCGCTCCCAGCGTGATCGAAGGCAGTCTTGGCAAAGCGCCGCCCCCCCCTCCACCGGCTCGCCCTGCCCCTGTAGCTACCAATGACGACACGTCGGCAACGGTATCCGTACCGGTCATGGGACGAATAGCTGCGGGTGTGCCGATCTCCGCCATTCAGAACCAGACCCACTCCCTCAGCCTCCCGCCAGAAATGATCGGCGCGGGCGAGCATTACGCGCTTGAGGTCAAAGGGGATTCAATGATCGATGCCGGAATTTTCGACGGAGACACGGTGATCATCAAACGCGGAGATTCCGCAAATCCCGGTGAGATCGTGGTAGCTCTGGTCGATGATGAAGAAGCGACCTTGAAGCGCTTTCGCCGTAAGGGTGCCTCCATCGCTCTGGAAGCGGCTAATCCCGCTTATGAAACGAGGATATTCGGCCCTGACCGTGTTCGCGTACAGGGGAAGCTCGTCGGTCTTATCCGCCGTTACTAG
- a CDS encoding ComEC/Rec2 family competence protein — MTGIREASDVNERALVRSMPDGSLRALFPETSPPGEFEVDLPPVKPSVLSLRERLLSISSVAGSQIKAAMETEAGRGVLFLLLPVFAGIGAIIYFTLSFEPAWTPLLSMLAIALSLRIATRKHFAVAQGTTLAIALIGGLMVGKWETERRATAMLGSDVATRVTGRVVALEYQDNGSWRITLEVLQTERPKLRFPPKRVRINARDIPATTVIGSGLSGFARLRIPSGPVRPGNYDFSFHAYFNGIGANGFFLGTPKVAIVPPPDELTAEISQWIAMLRVRVSERIEEVIGGEDGSVASALVAGTRAGISEQTNDDLRKAGLAHILSISGLHMALAAGVVMLTLRSAFALFPAFSVRRPVKKYAAFLSLLSCTFYLAMSGADVAAQRSYVMIAIMLGALLVDRAAISMRNLAIAALAMIALSPHEILGPSFQMSFSATAALIAGYAWWSERNANRRVGAEKLRRSRDGFVGRILKLVAAAAGTSLIAGLASGIFAAYHFNNTAPLGLVGNVLAEPAIALLVMPFAVFGLVLMPLQLDWVPLQIMGWGIFAVRHIAAFVATWSPDGNPGTMPALTLVFWTIALVLAVVLSTRLKVLALPFVVLGLMVFLREPFPDIVVSEDAKLVGVRLEDGRLAVNRNRPSQFTIDNWKTAYLVKEMIPPLSVKKEKLAASDGFECVEGVCTITLRDGRTLAYTGEPAMREIACNIGDVVILAVPGKDATCGRSTITSISKRDLALKGAVEIRLGQQRDESRSPKAATGKSHETARLDEKQPRPDLRPDDRITYAVDVPSRPWHLHRIHSRAARGLPEREYKPKSGSTRTVADCSSDADNPTTHCN, encoded by the coding sequence ATGACAGGCATCAGGGAAGCGAGCGATGTAAACGAACGGGCACTTGTCAGAAGCATGCCTGATGGTTCGCTGCGCGCCTTATTTCCGGAGACTTCGCCTCCAGGTGAATTCGAAGTAGACTTACCACCTGTCAAGCCTTCGGTATTGAGCCTGCGTGAACGGCTTTTGTCTATATCTTCGGTCGCAGGCAGCCAGATCAAGGCTGCGATGGAAACGGAAGCCGGACGAGGCGTACTTTTCCTCCTGCTTCCGGTTTTTGCCGGTATCGGCGCGATAATCTATTTCACGCTTTCATTCGAACCTGCGTGGACTCCGCTTCTGTCAATGCTCGCGATTGCCCTCAGCTTGCGAATTGCGACGCGCAAGCATTTCGCGGTTGCCCAGGGCACGACCTTGGCCATCGCTCTGATCGGCGGGCTTATGGTCGGCAAATGGGAGACGGAACGTCGTGCCACGGCGATGTTGGGCTCAGACGTGGCGACGCGTGTGACGGGCCGGGTCGTTGCGCTTGAATATCAGGATAATGGCAGCTGGCGGATAACACTTGAGGTGCTTCAAACCGAGCGCCCCAAACTTCGATTTCCGCCGAAGCGCGTTCGCATTAATGCCAGAGATATACCGGCGACAACAGTGATCGGCAGTGGATTGTCTGGTTTTGCGCGATTGCGCATCCCATCTGGCCCCGTCCGCCCTGGAAACTATGATTTCTCTTTTCACGCATATTTCAATGGCATTGGCGCCAACGGGTTCTTTCTCGGGACGCCCAAAGTAGCGATTGTTCCCCCGCCGGATGAACTGACAGCGGAAATATCCCAGTGGATTGCTATGCTACGGGTCCGGGTTTCCGAACGGATTGAGGAAGTGATTGGAGGGGAGGATGGCAGTGTCGCTTCGGCGCTCGTGGCAGGCACCCGCGCCGGGATCAGCGAGCAAACCAACGACGATCTGCGCAAGGCAGGGCTTGCACATATTCTTTCAATCTCGGGTTTGCATATGGCGCTCGCCGCTGGCGTCGTCATGTTGACGCTACGGTCTGCCTTCGCGCTGTTTCCCGCTTTCAGCGTCCGGCGCCCGGTTAAGAAATACGCGGCTTTTCTCTCCCTGCTAAGCTGTACCTTCTATCTTGCCATGTCCGGTGCGGACGTTGCTGCGCAACGAAGCTATGTGATGATTGCGATTATGCTTGGAGCATTGCTGGTCGATCGCGCTGCCATCAGCATGCGCAATCTGGCCATAGCGGCGCTCGCGATGATTGCTCTTTCGCCGCATGAGATTTTGGGGCCGAGTTTCCAGATGTCGTTCTCTGCAACCGCTGCGTTGATCGCCGGTTATGCCTGGTGGAGCGAACGCAATGCGAACAGGCGTGTCGGCGCAGAGAAGCTTAGGAGGTCCAGAGACGGCTTTGTTGGGCGGATATTAAAGCTAGTCGCGGCAGCGGCAGGCACCTCGCTCATTGCCGGGTTGGCGAGCGGCATTTTCGCCGCCTATCATTTCAACAACACAGCGCCATTGGGATTGGTGGGAAATGTGCTTGCTGAACCCGCAATAGCCTTGCTTGTGATGCCGTTTGCTGTTTTCGGCCTGGTGCTGATGCCTTTGCAGCTTGACTGGGTGCCTTTGCAAATAATGGGCTGGGGCATTTTCGCGGTAAGGCACATTGCTGCCTTCGTCGCGACCTGGTCGCCGGATGGTAATCCAGGAACCATGCCCGCGCTTACTCTTGTTTTCTGGACCATTGCGCTGGTTCTGGCGGTTGTGCTTTCCACCAGACTGAAGGTACTGGCGCTCCCATTTGTCGTCCTCGGCCTGATGGTTTTTTTAAGGGAACCATTTCCCGATATCGTCGTATCCGAAGATGCCAAGCTGGTAGGCGTCCGATTGGAGGACGGAAGGCTTGCGGTTAATCGAAATCGACCTTCCCAGTTCACAATCGACAATTGGAAAACTGCCTATCTCGTCAAGGAAATGATCCCCCCGCTTTCGGTTAAAAAAGAAAAGCTGGCCGCGTCCGATGGTTTTGAGTGTGTTGAGGGAGTGTGCACAATTACCCTGCGTGATGGTCGCACGCTTGCCTATACTGGAGAACCGGCAATGCGGGAGATTGCCTGCAATATCGGGGATGTGGTCATCCTGGCTGTTCCGGGCAAGGATGCTACATGTGGTCGCTCAACGATTACCAGCATCAGTAAACGCGATCTGGCGCTGAAAGGAGCCGTAGAAATCAGACTCGGACAACAACGCGATGAAAGCCGCTCTCCCAAAGCGGCAACGGGAAAATCGCATGAAACTGCGAGGCTTGACGAGAAGCAGCCGAGGCCTGATTTGCGTCCGGACGACCGAATTACATACGCTGTTGATGTTCCAAGTCGTCCCTGGCATTTGCATCGCATTCATTCGCGCGCGGCACGCGGCTTGCCCGAACGAGAATATAAGCCCAAATCCGGTTCCACTCGAACCGTAGCAGACTGTTCATCGGATGCGGACAACCCCACAACGCATTGCAATTGA
- the glp gene encoding gephyrin-like molybdotransferase Glp has product MSLLPVDEALARILKSAEPRGTEQIALSDAGGRVVATPVLAHFLQPPFDGSAMDGYALIAPDNISYPAEFDIIGESAAGNRFEGELRSGQAVRIFTGAPLPNGTDTIVIQEHTERSGNRLIVHKGMEPGRHIRRAGLDFSPGDIVIPSGRELDAAALSLAAASGNAKIDVFKKPTVAIIATGDELVAPGEIPGKDQIVASNSVGIAEIVRRAGGTSQDKGIIPDDPAKIEQAIKDSLQSGVDVLVTIGGASVGARDFVHGALQKLGVDLDFWKIAMRPGKPLMHGRIDVNGKIVHIIGLPGNPVSSLVCSLVFLRPLVAKLAGTSLDADIRPAKLGVALPANDPRRDYIRATIESRPDGTLVASPFPLQDSSMLSALVRSKALIIRDENAPAAASGDDCRVLML; this is encoded by the coding sequence ATGTCCCTTCTCCCGGTCGATGAAGCACTGGCCCGCATTCTGAAGTCGGCGGAGCCGCGCGGCACTGAGCAGATCGCTTTGTCAGATGCTGGTGGGCGTGTCGTTGCAACACCCGTGCTGGCACATTTTCTGCAGCCGCCTTTTGACGGTTCGGCGATGGACGGCTATGCCCTGATCGCGCCGGACAACATCTCCTATCCTGCCGAGTTCGATATCATCGGCGAGTCGGCGGCGGGCAATCGCTTCGAAGGCGAATTAAGAAGCGGGCAGGCAGTCCGCATTTTCACCGGCGCGCCGCTTCCCAACGGTACCGACACAATCGTCATTCAGGAGCATACCGAGCGCTCAGGCAACCGGCTGATCGTCCATAAAGGCATGGAACCGGGACGGCATATACGCCGCGCGGGCCTGGACTTTTCGCCGGGCGACATAGTCATTCCATCAGGCCGTGAACTGGATGCCGCTGCGCTGTCGCTGGCAGCGGCCAGCGGCAATGCGAAAATCGACGTATTCAAAAAGCCCACGGTAGCCATTATCGCCACCGGCGACGAGCTTGTTGCTCCGGGCGAGATACCCGGAAAAGACCAGATCGTTGCATCGAACAGTGTTGGAATTGCCGAGATCGTAAGGCGAGCCGGCGGGACTTCTCAAGATAAGGGGATCATTCCCGATGATCCCGCTAAAATAGAGCAGGCAATAAAAGATAGCCTGCAAAGCGGTGTCGACGTTCTGGTCACAATCGGCGGAGCTTCGGTCGGTGCCAGGGACTTTGTCCATGGCGCGCTGCAGAAACTGGGCGTCGACCTCGATTTCTGGAAGATCGCCATGCGGCCCGGCAAACCGCTGATGCATGGACGGATCGATGTGAATGGCAAGATTGTCCATATTATCGGCTTGCCCGGCAATCCTGTTTCCAGCCTGGTGTGCAGCCTTGTTTTTCTCCGGCCGCTTGTCGCGAAGCTCGCCGGCACCAGCCTTGACGCCGATATCCGTCCGGCGAAGCTGGGTGTTGCCCTGCCAGCTAACGATCCTCGCCGCGATTATATCCGGGCTACCATCGAATCACGACCGGATGGAACGCTGGTCGCGTCGCCTTTTCCGTTGCAGGATTCGTCCATGTTGTCCGCCCTCGTCCGCTCAAAAGCGCTTATCATCAGGGATGAGAACGCTCCCGCTGCCGCTAGTGGCGATGATTGCCGAGTTCTGATGCTATAG
- the gltA gene encoding citrate synthase: protein MSDRTASFTLEGKTFDLPVRQGTVGPDVVDIGPLYKNSQMFTYDPGFTSTASCESKITYIDGDEGTLLYRGYPIDQLAEHGDFLETCYLLLYGELPTATQKADFDYRVTRHTMIHEQMTKFFTGFRRDAHPMAVMVGCVGAMSAFYHDSTDITDPHQRMVASIRLIAKVPTLAAMAYKYHIGQPFMYPKNDLDFASNFLHMCFGVPCEDYKVNPVLARAMDRIFILHADHEQNASTSTVRLAGSSGANPFACIAAGVACLWGPAHGGANEAALNMLAEIGSVDRIPEFIARAKDKNDPFRLMGFGHRVYKNYDPRAKIMQKTCHEVLGELGIKDDPLLDVAMELEKIALTDEYFIEKKLYPNIDFYSGITLKALGFPTEMFTVLFALARTVGWVAQWKEMIEDPQQKIGRPRQLYTGAAERDYVPLAKRK from the coding sequence ATGTCAGATAGGACAGCCAGCTTTACACTAGAAGGCAAAACATTCGACCTGCCTGTACGACAAGGCACTGTCGGACCAGACGTCGTTGATATTGGTCCACTCTACAAGAATTCCCAGATGTTCACCTACGATCCGGGCTTCACCTCCACGGCATCGTGCGAATCCAAAATCACCTACATCGACGGTGACGAAGGCACCCTGCTCTATCGCGGTTACCCAATCGATCAGCTTGCCGAACACGGCGATTTTCTGGAAACCTGCTACCTGCTTCTGTACGGCGAACTGCCAACGGCAACCCAGAAGGCTGACTTCGACTATCGTGTGACGCGCCACACGATGATTCACGAACAGATGACGAAGTTCTTTACGGGCTTCCGCCGTGATGCCCATCCTATGGCCGTAATGGTCGGCTGTGTCGGCGCGATGTCGGCTTTCTATCATGACTCGACCGACATCACCGACCCGCATCAGCGTATGGTCGCCTCGATCCGTCTGATCGCCAAGGTCCCGACGCTCGCTGCCATGGCCTATAAGTACCATATCGGCCAGCCGTTCATGTACCCGAAGAACGATCTCGATTTCGCGTCGAACTTCCTGCACATGTGCTTTGGCGTTCCGTGCGAGGATTACAAGGTCAATCCGGTTCTGGCGCGCGCGATGGACCGCATCTTCATTCTCCACGCGGATCACGAGCAGAACGCCTCGACCTCGACCGTGCGCCTTGCCGGCTCGTCGGGCGCCAATCCATTTGCATGTATCGCAGCCGGCGTTGCCTGCCTGTGGGGCCCTGCCCACGGCGGCGCTAACGAAGCCGCGCTCAACATGCTGGCTGAAATCGGTTCCGTCGACCGCATTCCTGAATTCATCGCCCGTGCAAAGGACAAGAACGATCCGTTCCGTCTGATGGGCTTCGGTCACCGCGTCTACAAGAATTACGATCCGCGCGCCAAGATCATGCAGAAGACCTGCCATGAAGTTCTGGGCGAACTCGGCATCAAGGACGATCCGTTGCTCGACGTTGCGATGGAACTGGAAAAGATTGCCCTGACGGATGAATACTTCATCGAAAAGAAGCTTTATCCGAACATCGACTTCTATTCGGGCATCACGTTGAAGGCCCTCGGCTTCCCGACCGAAATGTTCACGGTTCTCTTTGCACTCGCCCGTACCGTAGGCTGGGTCGCACAGTGGAAGGAAATGATCGAAGATCCGCAGCAGAAGATCGGTCGCCCGCGCCAGCTCTACACGGGCGCCGCCGAACGCGATTACGTGCCGCTCGCAAAGCGCAAATAA